From the Cryptomeria japonica chromosome 2, Sugi_1.0, whole genome shotgun sequence genome, one window contains:
- the LOC131038051 gene encoding gluconokinase isoform X1, protein MGGLAIIIMGVTGSGKSTIGTLLAKALDCNFIDADDFHSAENKEKMHNGTPLTDEDRIPWLEAVRDAMIDYIIKDKIVVVACSALQPKYREILLLADPEYALDSYDSNKKTKPISFSSNGGRQHAKSLFSRKVVFMCLQASAQLIASRLDIREKQGAHFMSPNLLQSQIDLLRIDDTEDIFLLDATLSPELITKNIQRKLSEFQLLS, encoded by the exons TACAATAGGGACACTTCTTGCAAAAGCTTTGGATTGCAACTTCATTGATGCAGATGACTTTCACTCTGCTGAAAATAAAG AAAAGATGCACAATGGAACCCCATTAACAGACGAAGACCGCATACCGTGGCTAGAGGCAGTCCGTGATGCTATGATAGATTATATTATCAAAGATAAGATTGTTGTTGTTGCGTGTTCTGCACTTCAGCCCAAGTACAGAGAAATTCTTCTTCTGGCGGATCCTGAGTATGCATTGGATTCTTATGATTCAAATAAAAAAACAAAGCCTATCTCATTCTCAAGCAATGGAGGAAGACAGCATGCAAAATCCTTGTTCTCAAGAAAAGTTGTATTTATGTGCCTTCAAGCTTCAGCACAATTAATTGCATCACGGCTAGATATCCGGGAAAAACAAGGAGCACACTTTATGTCTCCAAACCTTCTGCAATCTCAGATAGACTTATTACGAATTGATGATACGGAAGATATATTTCTATTAGATGCAACATTGAGCCCTGAACTTATTACAAAGAATATCCAGAGGAAACTATCAGAGTTCCAATTGTTATCTTGA
- the LOC131038051 gene encoding gluconokinase isoform X2, translated as MQMTFTLLKIKMHNGTPLTDEDRIPWLEAVRDAMIDYIIKDKIVVVACSALQPKYREILLLADPEYALDSYDSNKKTKPISFSSNGGRQHAKSLFSRKVVFMCLQASAQLIASRLDIREKQGAHFMSPNLLQSQIDLLRIDDTEDIFLLDATLSPELITKNIQRKLSEFQLLS; from the exons ATGCAGATGACTTTCACTCTGCTGAAAATAAAG ATGCACAATGGAACCCCATTAACAGACGAAGACCGCATACCGTGGCTAGAGGCAGTCCGTGATGCTATGATAGATTATATTATCAAAGATAAGATTGTTGTTGTTGCGTGTTCTGCACTTCAGCCCAAGTACAGAGAAATTCTTCTTCTGGCGGATCCTGAGTATGCATTGGATTCTTATGATTCAAATAAAAAAACAAAGCCTATCTCATTCTCAAGCAATGGAGGAAGACAGCATGCAAAATCCTTGTTCTCAAGAAAAGTTGTATTTATGTGCCTTCAAGCTTCAGCACAATTAATTGCATCACGGCTAGATATCCGGGAAAAACAAGGAGCACACTTTATGTCTCCAAACCTTCTGCAATCTCAGATAGACTTATTACGAATTGATGATACGGAAGATATATTTCTATTAGATGCAACATTGAGCCCTGAACTTATTACAAAGAATATCCAGAGGAAACTATCAGAGTTCCAATTGTTATCTTGA